Proteins encoded in a region of the Microtus ochrogaster isolate Prairie Vole_2 chromosome 19, MicOch1.0, whole genome shotgun sequence genome:
- the Hspb3 gene encoding heat shock protein beta-3, which produces MAKIILRHLIETPVRYQEEFEARGLEDCRLDHALYALPGPTIQDLRKTRGTPQALAEDSASTEMPPRQSKSRFQILLDVVQFLPEDIIIQTFEGWLLIKAQHGTRMDEHGFISRSFTRQYKLPDGVQTKDLSAILCHDGILVVEVKDPVGTK; this is translated from the coding sequence ATGGCAAAAATCATCTTGAGGCACCTCATAGAGACCCCAGTGCGCTATCAGGAGGAGTTTGAAGCTCGAGGCTTGGAAGACTGCAGGCTGGATCATGCGCTCTATGCGCTGCCGGGGCCAACCATCCAGGACCTGAGGAAAACCAGAGGCACGCCCCAGGCTCTTGCGGAGGACTCAGCCTCCACCGAGATGCCACCCAGACAAAGCAAATCCCGCTTCCAGATCTTGCTGGATGTGGTCCAGTTCCTTCCCGAGGACATCATCATCCAGACCTTCGAAGGCTGGCTGCTGATCAAAGCGCAGCACGGAACCAGAATGGACGAGCACGGGTTTATATCCCGGAGTTTCACGCGACAGTACAAACTGCCAGATGGCGTCCAAACCAAAGATTTGTCTGCCATCCTCTGTCACGATGGGATCTTGGTGGTGGAAGTAAAGGATCCAGTCGGGACCAAGTAA